The following are encoded together in the Lagopus muta isolate bLagMut1 chromosome Z, bLagMut1 primary, whole genome shotgun sequence genome:
- the LOC125686996 gene encoding uncharacterized protein LOC125686996, giving the protein MRMRQNGGDARACAPPGRSFEQPRSRSEFREALRSRHEAARSRREAAGKPFGAAGKELGVSGSRSEPPRSRPEAAGKPFGAAGTELRTAAKPLRAAAKPFGAATKPFGVATKPLGVSESPSEPPRSRREGARSFAKPLGAAAKLLEPPGRSSEPPQSPSEPPGRRFEQPSEVRSTGTGCPGRWWSLLIWSCSRPAWMPTCAPCCREPAWAGSWTP; this is encoded by the exons ATGCGCATGCGCCAAAATGGCGGCGATGCTCGCGCATGCGCA ccgccgggaaggagcttcGAACagccgcgaagccgctcggagttTCGGGAAGCCCTTCGGAGCCGCcacgaagccgctcggagccgccgcgaagccgccGGGAAGCCcttcggagccgccgggaaggagctcggagtttcgggaagccgctcggagccgccgcgaagccgccCCGAAGCCGCCGGGAAGCCCTTCGGAGCCGCCGGGACGGAGCTTCGAACAGCCGCGAAGCCGCTCcgagccgccgcgaagccctTCGGAGCCGCCACGAAACCGTTCGGAGTCGCTACGAAGCCACTCGGAGTTTCGGAAAGCCCTTCGGAACCGCCGCgaagccgccgggaaggagctcggagtttcgcgaagccgctcggagccgccgcgaagcttCTAGAACCCCCGGGAAGGAGCTCGGAGCCGCCGCAAAGCccctcggagccgccgggaaggaggTTCGAACAGCCGAG tgaggtgaggagcactggcacaggctgcccagggaggtggtggagtctccttatctggagttgttcaagacctgcctggatgccgacctgtgcgccctgctgtagggaacctgcatGGGCAGGAagttggactccatga